The proteins below are encoded in one region of Candidatus Methylomirabilota bacterium:
- the galU gene encoding UTP--glucose-1-phosphate uridylyltransferase GalU, whose amino-acid sequence MRVRKAVFPAAGLGTRFLPATKAQPKEMLPLVDKPTIQYVVEEAVASGLDEIILVTGRNKRAIEDHFDAAFELEYYLQDRGKLEELAQIKTISEMASVSYVRQKEPLGLGHAILCARPLVGEEPFGVFLGDDIIVSRVPCMRQLLDVFERHNGPVLAVMRIPKDEIGRYGVIVPRGLGGNVFEVLDLVEKPDPKDAPSDLAIIGRYVLTPDIFPILAETPPDSRGEIQLTNGLRTLRGRRPIYAVEFEGKRHDTGEKLGFLKATVEFALSRPDLADAFRAYLKSLDL is encoded by the coding sequence ATGAGGGTGAGAAAAGCCGTCTTCCCTGCCGCCGGACTCGGCACCCGGTTCCTGCCCGCCACCAAGGCCCAGCCGAAGGAGATGCTGCCGCTCGTCGACAAGCCCACCATCCAGTACGTCGTGGAGGAGGCGGTCGCTTCGGGGCTCGACGAGATCATCCTCGTCACGGGCCGCAACAAGCGCGCCATCGAGGACCACTTCGACGCGGCCTTCGAGCTCGAGTACTACCTGCAGGATCGCGGCAAGCTCGAGGAGCTGGCGCAGATCAAGACGATCTCGGAGATGGCTTCGGTCTCCTACGTCCGCCAGAAGGAGCCGCTCGGCCTAGGCCACGCCATCCTCTGCGCCCGGCCGCTCGTCGGCGAGGAGCCTTTCGGCGTCTTCCTGGGCGACGACATCATCGTCTCGCGGGTGCCATGCATGCGGCAGCTGCTCGACGTCTTCGAGCGGCACAACGGCCCCGTGCTCGCCGTGATGCGCATCCCCAAGGACGAGATCGGCCGCTACGGCGTCATCGTGCCCCGCGGGCTCGGCGGCAACGTGTTCGAGGTGCTGGACCTGGTCGAGAAGCCGGACCCCAAGGACGCGCCGTCCGACCTGGCCATCATCGGCCGCTACGTGCTCACGCCCGATATCTTCCCGATCCTGGCCGAGACCCCGCCCGACTCCCGCGGCGAAATCCAGCTGACCAATGGGCTCAGGACCCTTCGCGGCCGCCGTCCCATCTACGCCGTCGAGTTCGAGGGGAAACGTCACGACACGGGCGAAAAGCTCGGCTTCCTCAAGGCCACGGTCGAGTTCGCGCTCTCGCGCCCCGATTTGGCCGACGCCTTCCGCGCCTACCTCAAGAGCCTCGACCTCTAG
- a CDS encoding helix-turn-helix domain-containing protein: MVFSDEVILAEHLPPSLRSRAAAPAGAALPLAAAGGSLDETLADWERRMILDALAKASGIQARAARPLGISERSLWYRVKKLKIPVRGAEDEIEPA; this comes from the coding sequence ATGGTATTCTCCGACGAGGTCATTCTGGCCGAGCACCTCCCGCCTTCTCTTCGGAGTAGGGCCGCGGCGCCGGCGGGCGCGGCGCTGCCTCTCGCCGCCGCGGGAGGGTCGCTCGACGAGACCCTGGCGGACTGGGAGCGACGCATGATCCTCGATGCCCTCGCGAAGGCCAGCGGGATCCAGGCGCGAGCCGCCAGGCCCCTTGGCATCTCGGAGCGGAGCCTCTGGTACCGGGTCAAGAAGTTGAAGATCCCGGTGCGGGGGGCGGAGGACGAGATCGAGCCTGCATGA